The Danio rerio strain Tuebingen ecotype United States chromosome 1, GRCz12tu, whole genome shotgun sequence genome includes a region encoding these proteins:
- the LOC141375099 gene encoding adhesion G protein-coupled receptor E3-like isoform X3, with product MAFNESEKISVSSSSSSSSSSSSSSSSASASPAQLASSGNRVLKTSEKLISTLVKRTETSATVSFTLAAVEGQVFMVGPQVTLDKIPQLTTTNSSVDIDLIGIAKNSNEKSAAVAFMSYTTMENLLKADFFNTTNDTIKTMMSTVISATLPKTSNTALTKAVNFTFRHIREFEPSGSLSCVYWNISEWIVDGCSVLNSNSSHTVCSCVHLSTFALIMQTSSSPPESSDLLDLLNLVCVIVGLVFFSLALLSFALCQWSPGVNNVARINICISLLSAHLLLLLTQQFLSLIRPQQVLCVVIAGLLHFLFLSAFVWMFIEAVLLFICVKNLSEISSRQREVLSSGFLCVIGYLVALVVVCVSIGLVPEGYGSEQCWIKYDKGFIWSFLGPVCVILALNLILFIRIVIILKSALTKLNAEVSQTKQTKVMVFKTLGQFVVLGCPWILGFFTNGNEMLEILFLILNSQQGTFIFLIYCVLNNEIRQQYWKCFTFLCSGRKQR from the exons ATGGCCTTCAATGAATCTGAGAAGATTTCAgtgtcttcatcatcatcatcatcatcatcgtcatcatcatcatcatcatcagcatccgcCAGTCCAGCTCAACTAGCCTCCAGTGGAAACCGTGTGTTAAAAACTAGCGAGAAACTCATTTCAACATTGGTGAAGCGGACAGAAACAAGTGCCACTGTCAGTTTCACTCTTGCAGCTGTAG AGGGACAAGTCTTCATGGTTGGACCACAGGTGACCTTAGATAAAATCCCTCAACTTACCACAACAAATTCTTCTGTAGACATCGATCTTATTGGCATCGCCAAGAACAGCAATGAAA AATCTGCTGCTGTGGCTTTCATGAGCTACACCACAATGGAGAATCTACTGAAGGCCGACTTCTTCAACACAACTAATGACACCATTAAAACCATGATGTCCACTGTGATCTCAGCTACTCTTCCCAAAACCAGCAACACTGCACTCACCAAAGCAGTCAACTTCACCTTCAGACACATCAGA GAGTTTGAGCCCAGCGGTTCTCTGTCCTGTGTGTACTGGAATATCAGCGAGTGGATTGTAGATGGTTGTTCTGTGTTAAACAGCAACAGCAGCCACACTGTGTGTTCCTGTGTTCATCTGTCCACATTCGCTCTCATCATGCAGACCAGCAGCAGTCCACCAGAATCG AGCGATCTGCTGGATCTGCTGAATCTGGTGTGTGTGATCGTGGGTCTGGTGTTCTTCAGTTTGGCTCTGTTGTCCTTTGCTCTTTGTCAGTGGAGTCCTGGAGTCAATAATGTGGCTCGAATCAACATCTGCATCAGTCTGCTGTCGGCTCACCTTCTGTTGCTGCTCACACAACAGTTCCTGAGCCTCATTCGCCCTCAGCAG GTGTTGTGTGTGGTGATAGCAGGCCTTCTGCACTTCCTCTTCCTCTCCGCCTTTGTGTGGATGTTCATTGAAGCTGTGCTGCTCTTCATCTGTGTCAAGAACCTATCAGAGATCAGCTCCAGACAGAGGGAGGTGCTTAGCAGTGGGTTCCTGTGTGTGATTGGATATTTGGTTGCTCTGGTTGTGGTGTGTGTGTCTATTGGGCTGGTTCCAGAAGGATACGGCAGTGAACA ATGCTGGATTAAATATGATAAAGGGTTTATCTGGAGTTTTCTGGGTCCTGTTTGTGTCATACTAGCA CTGAACTTGATTCTCTTCATCAGGATCGTCATCATTCTGAAATCAGCTCTCACAAAACTGAACGCTGAAGTTTCACAGACGAAGCAAACCAA GGTTATGGTGTTTAAAACACTGGGTCAGTTTGTGGTTCTTGGTTGTCCTTGGATTCTGGGTTTCTTCACTAATGGCAATGAGATGCTGGAGATCCTCTTCCTGATCTTGAACTCTCAGCAGGGAACCTTCATCTTCCTGATCTACTGTGTGCTCAATAATGAG ATCAGGCAGCAGTACTGGAAGTGCTTCACATTTCTGTGCTCTGGACGCAAACAGCGCTGA
- the LOC141375099 gene encoding adhesion G protein-coupled receptor E3-like isoform X2, with the protein MKVSSLVCCLFLASPPPVQQLHRRQAYLSSGGCLQNVLAQIENITAEVLPLNIVTDILAMAFNESEKISVSSSSSSSSSSSSSSSSASASPAQLASSGNRVLKTSEKLISTLVKRTETSATVSFTLAAVEGQVFMVGPQVTLDKIPQLTTTNSSVDIDLIGIAKNSNEKSAAVAFMSYTTMENLLKADFFNTTNDTIKTMMSTVISATLPKTSNTALTKAVNFTFRHIREFEPSGSLSCVYWNISEWIVDGCSVLNSNSSHTVCSCVHLSTFALIMQTSSSPPESSDLLDLLNLVCVIVGLVFFSLALLSFALCQWSPGVNNVARINICISLLSAHLLLLLTQQFLSLIRPQQVLCVVIAGLLHFLFLSAFVWMFIEAVLLFICVKNLSEISSRQREVLSSGFLCVIGYLVALVVVCVSIGLVPEGYGSEQCWIKYDKGFIWSFLGPVCVILALNLILFIRIVIILKSALTKLNAEVSQTKQTKVMVFKTLGQFVVLGCPWILGFFTNGNEMLEILFLILNSQQGTFIFLIYCVLNNEIRQQYWKCFTFLCSGRKQR; encoded by the exons ATGaag GTTTCATCTTTGGTGTGCTGT TTGTTTCTAGCATCACCTCCACCAGTACAACAGTTACACCGCAGACAAGCTTACCTG AGCTCTGGAGGATGTCTTCAAAATGTTCTTGCTCAGATAGAGAACATTACAGCTGAAGTGCTTCCACTGAAT ATAGTGACGGACATTTTGGCTATGGCCTTCAATGAATCTGAGAAGATTTCAgtgtcttcatcatcatcatcatcatcatcgtcatcatcatcatcatcatcagcatccgcCAGTCCAGCTCAACTAGCCTCCAGTGGAAACCGTGTGTTAAAAACTAGCGAGAAACTCATTTCAACATTGGTGAAGCGGACAGAAACAAGTGCCACTGTCAGTTTCACTCTTGCAGCTGTAG AGGGACAAGTCTTCATGGTTGGACCACAGGTGACCTTAGATAAAATCCCTCAACTTACCACAACAAATTCTTCTGTAGACATCGATCTTATTGGCATCGCCAAGAACAGCAATGAAA AATCTGCTGCTGTGGCTTTCATGAGCTACACCACAATGGAGAATCTACTGAAGGCCGACTTCTTCAACACAACTAATGACACCATTAAAACCATGATGTCCACTGTGATCTCAGCTACTCTTCCCAAAACCAGCAACACTGCACTCACCAAAGCAGTCAACTTCACCTTCAGACACATCAGA GAGTTTGAGCCCAGCGGTTCTCTGTCCTGTGTGTACTGGAATATCAGCGAGTGGATTGTAGATGGTTGTTCTGTGTTAAACAGCAACAGCAGCCACACTGTGTGTTCCTGTGTTCATCTGTCCACATTCGCTCTCATCATGCAGACCAGCAGCAGTCCACCAGAATCG AGCGATCTGCTGGATCTGCTGAATCTGGTGTGTGTGATCGTGGGTCTGGTGTTCTTCAGTTTGGCTCTGTTGTCCTTTGCTCTTTGTCAGTGGAGTCCTGGAGTCAATAATGTGGCTCGAATCAACATCTGCATCAGTCTGCTGTCGGCTCACCTTCTGTTGCTGCTCACACAACAGTTCCTGAGCCTCATTCGCCCTCAGCAG GTGTTGTGTGTGGTGATAGCAGGCCTTCTGCACTTCCTCTTCCTCTCCGCCTTTGTGTGGATGTTCATTGAAGCTGTGCTGCTCTTCATCTGTGTCAAGAACCTATCAGAGATCAGCTCCAGACAGAGGGAGGTGCTTAGCAGTGGGTTCCTGTGTGTGATTGGATATTTGGTTGCTCTGGTTGTGGTGTGTGTGTCTATTGGGCTGGTTCCAGAAGGATACGGCAGTGAACA ATGCTGGATTAAATATGATAAAGGGTTTATCTGGAGTTTTCTGGGTCCTGTTTGTGTCATACTAGCA CTGAACTTGATTCTCTTCATCAGGATCGTCATCATTCTGAAATCAGCTCTCACAAAACTGAACGCTGAAGTTTCACAGACGAAGCAAACCAA GGTTATGGTGTTTAAAACACTGGGTCAGTTTGTGGTTCTTGGTTGTCCTTGGATTCTGGGTTTCTTCACTAATGGCAATGAGATGCTGGAGATCCTCTTCCTGATCTTGAACTCTCAGCAGGGAACCTTCATCTTCCTGATCTACTGTGTGCTCAATAATGAG ATCAGGCAGCAGTACTGGAAGTGCTTCACATTTCTGTGCTCTGGACGCAAACAGCGCTGA
- the LOC141375099 gene encoding uncharacterized protein isoform X1 produces MAMASSLHEGFIFGVLYILTHNLSSITTTAETTTNASLTDPCYNYTILNDSWRSVNNTDYLLHLNFKCDTSFSWSGWYRLFINSQSAHVPDTCVEKGHCGSTTPLWIYGGHPTVEDGVVTRDVCGHWDNYCCFFWSYPIKVKACPGNYYVYELPSPAVFCSGYCTDVGSVSTSSASVTTATVTAYPFADPCHNYTVLDNLWRANSSQPTKSVSMCDRSVSWSGWYRLFINGLSAQIPDTCVQKFSCGTDTPLWIRGGHPTVEDGVVTRDVCGNWKNYCCYYGSFPIRVKACPGNYYVYELLKPTTCNLTYCAVVSSITSTSTTVTPQTSLPVITLLSGCASSGGCLQNVLAQIENITAEVLPLNIVTDILAMAFNESEKISVSSSSSSSSSSSSSSSSASASPAQLASSGNRVLKTSEKLISTLVKRTETSATVSFTLAAVEGQVFMVGPQVTLDKIPQLTTTNSSVDIDLIGIAKNSNEKSAAVAFMSYTTMENLLKADFFNTTNDTIKTMMSTVISATLPKTSNTALTKAVNFTFRHIREFEPSGSLSCVYWNISEWIVDGCSVLNSNSSHTVCSCVHLSTFALIMQTSSSPPESSDLLDLLNLVCVIVGLVFFSLALLSFALCQWSPGVNNVARINICISLLSAHLLLLLTQQFLSLIRPQQVLCVVIAGLLHFLFLSAFVWMFIEAVLLFICVKNLSEISSRQREVLSSGFLCVIGYLVALVVVCVSIGLVPEGYGSEQCWIKYDKGFIWSFLGPVCVILALNLILFIRIVIILKSALTKLNAEVSQTKQTKVMVFKTLGQFVVLGCPWILGFFTNGNEMLEILFLILNSQQGTFIFLIYCVLNNEIRQQYWKCFTFLCSGRKQR; encoded by the exons ATGGCAATGGCTTCCTCTCTTCATGaag GTTTCATCTTTGGTGTGCTGT ATATCTTGACACACAATTTATCTTCTATTACAACCACGGCAGAGACCACTACAAATg cTAGTCTGACTGACCCCTGTTACAACTACACAATTCTGAATGATTCCTGGAGATCTGTCAACAATACAGATTATTTACTTCATTTAAACTTTAAATGTGACACCTCGTTCTCATGGAGCGGCTGGTATCGGCTCTTCATTAACAGTCAGAGTGCTCATGTGCCAGACACGTGTGTTGAAAAAGGACACTGTGGCTCTACTACCCCACTGTGGATTTATGGTGGACACCCAACAGTAGAGGATGGAGTCGTCACTCGAGATGTCTGCGGTCACTGGGATAATTACTGCTGCTTTTTCTGGTCTTATCCCATTAAAGTCAAAGCCTGTCCGGGAAATTATTATGTCTATGAGCTTCCTAGTCCAGCTGTGTTTTGTTCAGGATACTGTACAG ATGTTGGCAGTGTTTCCACAAGCTCTGCATCTGTCACAACAGCCACAGTCACTG CTTATCCCTTTGCTGACCCCTGCCATAACTACACTGTGCTGGATAATTTATGGAGAGCCAACAGCAGTCAGCCAACAAAATCAGTCTCCATGTGTGACCGATCAGTCTCCTGGAGCGGCTGGTATCGGCTCTTCATTAACGGTCTGAGCGCTCAGATCCCAGACACATGTGTTCAGAAGTTCAGTTGTGGCACTGATACTCCACTGTGGATTCGTGGTGGACACCCAACAGTAGAGGATGGAGTCGTCACTCGAGATGTCTGCGGTAACTGGAAAAATTACTGCTGCTATTACGGCTCTTTTCCTATTCGAGTCAAAGCCTGTCCAGGAAATTATTATGTCTATGAGCTGCTTAAACCAACTACCTGTAATTTAACCTACTGTGCAG TTGTTTCTAGCATCACCTCCACCAGTACAACAGTTACACCGCAGACAAGCTTACCTG TTATAACACTGCTGAGTGGATGCGCT AGCTCTGGAGGATGTCTTCAAAATGTTCTTGCTCAGATAGAGAACATTACAGCTGAAGTGCTTCCACTGAAT ATAGTGACGGACATTTTGGCTATGGCCTTCAATGAATCTGAGAAGATTTCAgtgtcttcatcatcatcatcatcatcatcgtcatcatcatcatcatcatcagcatccgcCAGTCCAGCTCAACTAGCCTCCAGTGGAAACCGTGTGTTAAAAACTAGCGAGAAACTCATTTCAACATTGGTGAAGCGGACAGAAACAAGTGCCACTGTCAGTTTCACTCTTGCAGCTGTAG AGGGACAAGTCTTCATGGTTGGACCACAGGTGACCTTAGATAAAATCCCTCAACTTACCACAACAAATTCTTCTGTAGACATCGATCTTATTGGCATCGCCAAGAACAGCAATGAAA AATCTGCTGCTGTGGCTTTCATGAGCTACACCACAATGGAGAATCTACTGAAGGCCGACTTCTTCAACACAACTAATGACACCATTAAAACCATGATGTCCACTGTGATCTCAGCTACTCTTCCCAAAACCAGCAACACTGCACTCACCAAAGCAGTCAACTTCACCTTCAGACACATCAGA GAGTTTGAGCCCAGCGGTTCTCTGTCCTGTGTGTACTGGAATATCAGCGAGTGGATTGTAGATGGTTGTTCTGTGTTAAACAGCAACAGCAGCCACACTGTGTGTTCCTGTGTTCATCTGTCCACATTCGCTCTCATCATGCAGACCAGCAGCAGTCCACCAGAATCG AGCGATCTGCTGGATCTGCTGAATCTGGTGTGTGTGATCGTGGGTCTGGTGTTCTTCAGTTTGGCTCTGTTGTCCTTTGCTCTTTGTCAGTGGAGTCCTGGAGTCAATAATGTGGCTCGAATCAACATCTGCATCAGTCTGCTGTCGGCTCACCTTCTGTTGCTGCTCACACAACAGTTCCTGAGCCTCATTCGCCCTCAGCAG GTGTTGTGTGTGGTGATAGCAGGCCTTCTGCACTTCCTCTTCCTCTCCGCCTTTGTGTGGATGTTCATTGAAGCTGTGCTGCTCTTCATCTGTGTCAAGAACCTATCAGAGATCAGCTCCAGACAGAGGGAGGTGCTTAGCAGTGGGTTCCTGTGTGTGATTGGATATTTGGTTGCTCTGGTTGTGGTGTGTGTGTCTATTGGGCTGGTTCCAGAAGGATACGGCAGTGAACA ATGCTGGATTAAATATGATAAAGGGTTTATCTGGAGTTTTCTGGGTCCTGTTTGTGTCATACTAGCA CTGAACTTGATTCTCTTCATCAGGATCGTCATCATTCTGAAATCAGCTCTCACAAAACTGAACGCTGAAGTTTCACAGACGAAGCAAACCAA GGTTATGGTGTTTAAAACACTGGGTCAGTTTGTGGTTCTTGGTTGTCCTTGGATTCTGGGTTTCTTCACTAATGGCAATGAGATGCTGGAGATCCTCTTCCTGATCTTGAACTCTCAGCAGGGAACCTTCATCTTCCTGATCTACTGTGTGCTCAATAATGAG ATCAGGCAGCAGTACTGGAAGTGCTTCACATTTCTGTGCTCTGGACGCAAACAGCGCTGA
- the LOC103909395 gene encoding adhesion G protein-coupled receptor E1 isoform X1 yields the protein MITIVTNITNILILLTANLSDPCNNYTVLDQPWRAYGNSYSEVKNRKYDNFVSWSGWYRFFINGASAHIPEMCVAIHGCTTDMTLWIRGGHPTVGDGVVARDVCIHWYNYCCINLFPIRVKACPGNYYVYELVEPISAFSAYCTDVGSVVTVIPEIISPDPCFNYTVLDNTWRANSSQPSKPVSMCDRSVSWSGWYRLFINGLSAQIPDTCVAKCSCGTDYPLWIRGGHPTVKDGVVSRDACGNDGNDCCTYGVFPIKVKACPGNYYVYKLLSPTTCPSAYCAVVSNISSTSTTVTPQTSSAVINITLQEGCSSQSSGGCLKNLLEQIENITAQELPLNKVTDILTVAFNASEKISVSSSSSSSSASPAQLASYGTKVLKSSEKLISTLVKPTDTSANVSFTLAAVEGKVFMVGPQVTLDKIPQLYTTNSSINIDLIGIAKNNNDRSAAVAFMSYTTMENLLKADFFNTTNDTIKTMMSTVISATLPKTSNTALTKAVNFTFRHIREFEPSGSLSCVYWNISEWIVDGCSVLNSNSSHTVCSCVHLSTFALIMQTSSSPPPSDLLELLGLVCVIVGLVFFSLALLSFALCQWSPGVNNVARINICISLLSAHLLFLLTQQFLSLIRPQQVLCVVIAGLLHFLFLSAFVWMFIEAVLLFICVKNLSQISSKKKEVLSSGFLCVIGYLVALVVVCVSIGLVPEGYGSEQCWIKYDKGFIWSFLGPVCVILALNLILFIRIIIILKSALSNLNAEVSQMKQTKVMVFKTLGQFVVLGCPWILGFFTNSSEMLQILFLILNSQQGTFIFLIYCVLNNEIRQQYWKCFTFLCSGRKQR from the exons ATGATAACCATTGTGACCAATATAACCAATATTCTAATACTTCTAACAGCTAATCTGTCTGACCCCTGCAACAACTACACTGTGCTGGACCAACCATGGAGAGCCTACGGTAATTCATATTCTGAggtaaaaaatagaaaatatgacAACTTTGTCTCCTGGAGCGGCTGGTATCGTTTCTTCATTAACGGAGCGAGTGCCCACATCCCTGAAATGTGTGTTGCAATTCATGGTTGTACTACTGATATGACACTGTGGATTCGTGGTGGACACCCAACAGTCGGGGATGGAGTCGTCGCTCGAGATGTCTGCATTCACTGGTACAATTACTGCTGTATTAACCTGTTTCCCATTCGAGTCAAAGCCTGTCCAGGGAATTATTACGTCTATGAGCTTGTTGAGCCAATATCAGCCTTCTCAGCCTACTGTACAG ATGTTGGCAGTGTGGTTACAGTCATACCAGAAATCATCTCACCTG ATCCCTGCTTCAACTACACTGTTCTGGACAATACTTGGAGAGCCAACAGCAGTCAGCCATCAAAGCCAGTCTCCATGTGTGACCGGTCAGTCTCCTGGAGCGGCTGGTATCGGCTCTTCATTAATGGTCTGAGTGCTCAGATCCCAGACACATGTGTTGCTAAGTGTAGTTGTGGCACTGATTACCCACTATGGATTCGTGGTGGACACCCAACAGTAAAGGATGGAGTCGTCTCTAGAGATGCCTGTGGTAATGATGGTAATGATTGCTGCACGTATGGGGTCTTTCCCATTAAAGTCAAAGCCTGTCCAGGAAATTATTATGTCTATAAGCTACTTAGTCCAACTACATGCCCATCAGCCTACTGTGCAG TTGTGTCCAACATTAGCAGCACCAGTACAACAGTCACACCACAGACGAGCTCAGCTG TTATAAATATCACCCTGCAGGAAGGATGTTCT AGTCAGAGCTCTGGAGGATGTCTAAAAAATCTTCTTGAGCAGATAGAGAACATTACAGCTCAAGAGCTTCCACTGAAT AAGGTGACCGACATTTTGACTGTGGCCTTCAATGCTTCAGAGAAGATTTCAgtgtcttcatcatcatcatcatcatcagccaGTCCAGCTCAGCTAGCCTCATATGGAACTAAAGTGTTGAAAAGCAGCGAGAAACTCATTTCTACATTGGTGAAGCCGACAGACACAAGTGCCAATGTCAGTTTCACTCTTGCAGCTGTAG AGGGAAAAGTCTTCATGGTTGGACCACAGGTGACCTTAGATAAAATCCCTCAACTTTACACAACAAATTCTTCTATAAACATCGATCTTATTGGCATCGCCAAGAACAACAATGACA GATCTGCTGCTGTGGCTTTCATGAGCTACACCACAATGGAGAATCTACTGAAGGCCGACTTCTTCAACACAACTAATGACACCATTAAAACCATGATGTCCACTGTGATCTCAGCTACTCTTCCCAAAACCAGCAACACTGCACTCACCAAAGCAGTCAACTTCACCTTCAGACACATCAGA GAGTTTGAGCCCAGCGGTTCTCTGTCCTGTGTGTACTGGAATATCAGCGAGTGGATTGTAGATGGTTGTTCTGTGTTAAACAGCAACAGCAGCCACACTGTGTGTTCCTGTGTTCATCTGTCCACATTCGCTCTCATCATGCAGACCAGCAGCAGTCCACCACCG AGCGATCTGCTGGAGCTGCTGGGTCTGGTGTGTGTGATCGTGGGTCTGGTGTTCTTCAGTTTGGCTCTGTTGTCCTTTGCTCTTTGTCAGTGGAGTCCTGGAGTCAATAATGTGGCTCGAATCAACATCTGCATCAGTCTGCTGTCGGCTCACCTTCTGTTTCTGCTCACACAACAGTTCCTGAGCCTCATTCGCCCTCAGCAG GTGTTGTGTGTGGTGATAGCAGGCCTTCTGCACTTCCTCTTCCTCTCCGCCTTTGTGTGGATGTTCATTGAAGCTGTGCTGCTCTTCATCTGCGTCAAGAACCTATCACAGATCAGCTCCAAAAAGAAGGAGGTGCTTAGCAGTGGGTTCCTGTGTGTGATTGGATATTTGGTTGCTCTGGTTGTGGTGTGTGTGTCTATTGGGCTGGTTCCAGAAGGATACGGCAGTGAACA ATGCTGGATTAAATATGATAAAGGGTTTATCTGGAGTTTTCTGGGTCCTGTTTGTGTCATACTAGCA CTGAACTTGATTCTCTTCATCAGGATCATCATCATTCTGAAATCAGCTCTCTCAAATCTGAACGCTGAAGTTTCACAGATGAAGCAAACCAA GGTTATGGTGTTTAAAACACTGGGTCAGTTTGTGGTTCTTGGTTGTCCTTGGATTCTGGGGTTCTTCACTAATAGCAGTGAGATGCTGCAGATTCTCTTCCTGATCTTGAACTCTCAGCAGGGAACCTTCATCTTCCTGATCTACTGTGTGCTCAATAATGAG ATCAGGCAGCAGTACTGGAAGTGCTTCACATTTCTGTGCTCTGGACGCAAACAGCGCTGA
- the LOC103909395 gene encoding adhesion G protein-coupled receptor E3 isoform X2, protein MCVAIHGCTTDMTLWIRGGHPTVGDGVVARDVCIHWYNYCCINLFPIRVKACPGNYYVYELVEPISAFSAYCTDVGSVVTVIPEIISPDPCFNYTVLDNTWRANSSQPSKPVSMCDRSVSWSGWYRLFINGLSAQIPDTCVAKCSCGTDYPLWIRGGHPTVKDGVVSRDACGNDGNDCCTYGVFPIKVKACPGNYYVYKLLSPTTCPSAYCAVVSNISSTSTTVTPQTSSAVINITLQEGCSSQSSGGCLKNLLEQIENITAQELPLNKVTDILTVAFNASEKISVSSSSSSSSASPAQLASYGTKVLKSSEKLISTLVKPTDTSANVSFTLAAVEGKVFMVGPQVTLDKIPQLYTTNSSINIDLIGIAKNNNDRSAAVAFMSYTTMENLLKADFFNTTNDTIKTMMSTVISATLPKTSNTALTKAVNFTFRHIREFEPSGSLSCVYWNISEWIVDGCSVLNSNSSHTVCSCVHLSTFALIMQTSSSPPPSDLLELLGLVCVIVGLVFFSLALLSFALCQWSPGVNNVARINICISLLSAHLLFLLTQQFLSLIRPQQVLCVVIAGLLHFLFLSAFVWMFIEAVLLFICVKNLSQISSKKKEVLSSGFLCVIGYLVALVVVCVSIGLVPEGYGSEQCWIKYDKGFIWSFLGPVCVILALNLILFIRIIIILKSALSNLNAEVSQMKQTKVMVFKTLGQFVVLGCPWILGFFTNSSEMLQILFLILNSQQGTFIFLIYCVLNNEIRQQYWKCFTFLCSGRKQR, encoded by the exons ATGTGTGTTGCAATTCATGGTTGTACTACTGATATGACACTGTGGATTCGTGGTGGACACCCAACAGTCGGGGATGGAGTCGTCGCTCGAGATGTCTGCATTCACTGGTACAATTACTGCTGTATTAACCTGTTTCCCATTCGAGTCAAAGCCTGTCCAGGGAATTATTACGTCTATGAGCTTGTTGAGCCAATATCAGCCTTCTCAGCCTACTGTACAG ATGTTGGCAGTGTGGTTACAGTCATACCAGAAATCATCTCACCTG ATCCCTGCTTCAACTACACTGTTCTGGACAATACTTGGAGAGCCAACAGCAGTCAGCCATCAAAGCCAGTCTCCATGTGTGACCGGTCAGTCTCCTGGAGCGGCTGGTATCGGCTCTTCATTAATGGTCTGAGTGCTCAGATCCCAGACACATGTGTTGCTAAGTGTAGTTGTGGCACTGATTACCCACTATGGATTCGTGGTGGACACCCAACAGTAAAGGATGGAGTCGTCTCTAGAGATGCCTGTGGTAATGATGGTAATGATTGCTGCACGTATGGGGTCTTTCCCATTAAAGTCAAAGCCTGTCCAGGAAATTATTATGTCTATAAGCTACTTAGTCCAACTACATGCCCATCAGCCTACTGTGCAG TTGTGTCCAACATTAGCAGCACCAGTACAACAGTCACACCACAGACGAGCTCAGCTG TTATAAATATCACCCTGCAGGAAGGATGTTCT AGTCAGAGCTCTGGAGGATGTCTAAAAAATCTTCTTGAGCAGATAGAGAACATTACAGCTCAAGAGCTTCCACTGAAT AAGGTGACCGACATTTTGACTGTGGCCTTCAATGCTTCAGAGAAGATTTCAgtgtcttcatcatcatcatcatcatcagccaGTCCAGCTCAGCTAGCCTCATATGGAACTAAAGTGTTGAAAAGCAGCGAGAAACTCATTTCTACATTGGTGAAGCCGACAGACACAAGTGCCAATGTCAGTTTCACTCTTGCAGCTGTAG AGGGAAAAGTCTTCATGGTTGGACCACAGGTGACCTTAGATAAAATCCCTCAACTTTACACAACAAATTCTTCTATAAACATCGATCTTATTGGCATCGCCAAGAACAACAATGACA GATCTGCTGCTGTGGCTTTCATGAGCTACACCACAATGGAGAATCTACTGAAGGCCGACTTCTTCAACACAACTAATGACACCATTAAAACCATGATGTCCACTGTGATCTCAGCTACTCTTCCCAAAACCAGCAACACTGCACTCACCAAAGCAGTCAACTTCACCTTCAGACACATCAGA GAGTTTGAGCCCAGCGGTTCTCTGTCCTGTGTGTACTGGAATATCAGCGAGTGGATTGTAGATGGTTGTTCTGTGTTAAACAGCAACAGCAGCCACACTGTGTGTTCCTGTGTTCATCTGTCCACATTCGCTCTCATCATGCAGACCAGCAGCAGTCCACCACCG AGCGATCTGCTGGAGCTGCTGGGTCTGGTGTGTGTGATCGTGGGTCTGGTGTTCTTCAGTTTGGCTCTGTTGTCCTTTGCTCTTTGTCAGTGGAGTCCTGGAGTCAATAATGTGGCTCGAATCAACATCTGCATCAGTCTGCTGTCGGCTCACCTTCTGTTTCTGCTCACACAACAGTTCCTGAGCCTCATTCGCCCTCAGCAG GTGTTGTGTGTGGTGATAGCAGGCCTTCTGCACTTCCTCTTCCTCTCCGCCTTTGTGTGGATGTTCATTGAAGCTGTGCTGCTCTTCATCTGCGTCAAGAACCTATCACAGATCAGCTCCAAAAAGAAGGAGGTGCTTAGCAGTGGGTTCCTGTGTGTGATTGGATATTTGGTTGCTCTGGTTGTGGTGTGTGTGTCTATTGGGCTGGTTCCAGAAGGATACGGCAGTGAACA ATGCTGGATTAAATATGATAAAGGGTTTATCTGGAGTTTTCTGGGTCCTGTTTGTGTCATACTAGCA CTGAACTTGATTCTCTTCATCAGGATCATCATCATTCTGAAATCAGCTCTCTCAAATCTGAACGCTGAAGTTTCACAGATGAAGCAAACCAA GGTTATGGTGTTTAAAACACTGGGTCAGTTTGTGGTTCTTGGTTGTCCTTGGATTCTGGGGTTCTTCACTAATAGCAGTGAGATGCTGCAGATTCTCTTCCTGATCTTGAACTCTCAGCAGGGAACCTTCATCTTCCTGATCTACTGTGTGCTCAATAATGAG ATCAGGCAGCAGTACTGGAAGTGCTTCACATTTCTGTGCTCTGGACGCAAACAGCGCTGA